The Desulfuromonas sp. DNA segment GATACCCATCGAGGTAAACGATCTCCTTGATGCCGGAATTAATAATCATTTTTGAACAGATTATACAGGGGGAGCTGGTGCAATAGAGCGTTGAACCATCTATATTGATTCCGTGTTTTGCCGCCTGAACAATGACGTTCTGTTCGGCGTGCAGACCACGACAGAGCTCATGACGCTCCCCTGACGGGATTTTCAGCTGCTCACGCAAGCAACCGGTCTCCGAGCAGTGGGTAATGCCGCTCGGCGTTCCATTGTAGCCGGTTGCAAGGATATTCTTGTCCTTGACGATAACCGCACCGACCTGTCGCCTCAGGCAGGTTGACCGTTTGGCCACCAGCTTGGCGATGTCCATGAAATACTCTTCCCAACTGGGACGATCCATTATTTCAACCGATGCGCATAGAGGGGGAACTTCTTACACAGATCCTTGACTTCATCTCTGATTGCCAGCAGCTCGCTATCGTTCTCGATGTTTTCCAGAGCCCGGGCAATCCAGTCGGCAACCTGCTTCATTTCGGTCTCCTTGAGGCCGCGGGTTGTCGTCGCCGGTGTGCCTATTCTGATTCCACTGGTTACAAAAGGTGATCGCGTGTCGAATGGTACGGCGTTCTTGTTGACCGTGATGCCAGCTTTTTCCAGGGTCTCTTCGGCAACTTTTCCGGTCAGATCGGTACCGGTAAAATCAAGCAGCATGAGATGATTGTCGGTCCCGCCGGAAACGAGTTTAAAACCGTGACCAACCAGTCCTTCAGCCAGTGCCCTGGCATTTTTAACGACCTGGGCCGCATATTCCTTGAACTCCGGCGAGAGCGCTTCCTTAAAGGCGACGGCTTTTGCAGCGATTACATGCATCAGCGGTCCTCCCTGGATACCGGGGAAGATGTTACTGTTCAGTTTCTTGGCATATTCTTCCTGGCAGAGGATCATGCCGCCACGCGGACCACGCAGGGTCTTGTGGGTTGTCGTCGTAACAAACTCGGCATGCGGTATCGGGCTCGGGTGCTCTCCGGCCGCAACCAGTCCGGCAATGTGGGCCATATCCACCATGACCTTGGCGCCGACCTGGTCGGCGATACGGCGGAACGGCTCAAATTCAATGACGCGGGGATAGGCACTGGCACCGACAACGATCAGTTTCGGTTTATGCTCTTTTGCCAGCTGCTCGACTTCTTCGTAATCGATCCGGCCGGTCTTTTCATCAACTCCGTACGGTACAATGTTGAAAAGCTTGCCGGAGAAGTTAACCGGAGAGCCGTTGGTCAGGTGGCCGCCATGCGCCAGGTTCATGCCGAGAACCGTATCTCCCGGCTGACAGGTTGCGAAATAGACCGCCATATTGGCCTGCGAACCGGAATGGGCCTGAACGTTGACATGCTCTGCTCCGAACAACTGCTTGGCCCGGTCAATCGCCAATTGTTCAGCGACATCGACAAACTCACAGCCGCCATAATACCGCTTGCCCGGATAGCCTTCAGCATACTTGTTGGTCAGCACCGAACCCTGGGCTTCAAGCACGTTTTCACTGACAAAGTTCTCAGATGCTATGAATTCAAGGCTGTACTCCTGGCGCCCGGTTTCATCGGTTATGGTTTTTGCGATTTCCGGATCAAACCCGGTTAGAGACTTGGACATGGCTGGTCATTCCTCCAGTAAAAACTTGGTAAAGAAAAGGCAGGCAAAAAGCCTGCCTGATTTATTTTAGGTCTTATAAACTGCCCGACCTGATATCGTCTTCAAGCGCTGCAATCTTGTCGAGACGGCGCTGATGCCGCCCTCCTTCATACTCCGCTTCAAGCCAGGTCTGAACCAATTTCCGGGCCTGCTCGGCCGAAAGAACACGGCCGCCCATGACGATGATATTGGCATTGTTATGTTCTTTTGACATCCGCGCGGTAAATTCATCAGTGATCAGCGCAGCCCGGATACCGGGAAACTTGTTGGCAACAATCGACATGCCGATTCCGGTGCCGCAAATCAAAATTCCATTGTCGGCCTCGCCAATCGAGACAGCGCGGGCAACCTTGATTCCGTAATCAGGATAATCCACCGAATCGTCATTGATGGTGCCGAGGTCGCTAACGCAGATGCCGAGTTCCTGAAGGTACGTCGACACGGCGTTTTTGAGATCAAGCCCGCCATGGTCACTTGCTATGACAAATTTACCGTCCACATCAGACCTTTTTAAAGAGAATGGTTGCGTTGGTTCCGCCGAAACCGAGTGAATTGGAAATCACGACATCAACGTCAGCCTCGACCGGCGTGTTCGGCACGTAATCGAGATCGCACTCCGGGTCCGGGTCCTCGTAATTGATTGTTGGCGGCAGAACGCCCCGGTTCATCGCCAGTAACGAATAGACAGCTTCAAGGCCGCCGGCCGCGCCGAGGGTGTGGCCGGTCATGCTTTTGGTCGAACTGACTTTCAACTTATACGCATGTTCACCAAAAACAGACTTGATTGCCATGGTCTCGTAAAGGTCATTATACGGAGTTGAGGTTCCGTGAGCGTTTATGTAACCGACCTCTTCCGGGTTGACTCCGGCTTTGTCGAGGGCCATTTTCATGCAGCGGGCGGCCCCTTCTCCTTCGGGCGCCGGAGCGGTCAGATGGTAGGCATCCGAGGTCAAGCCGTAGCCGCCAACTTCGGCGTAAATCTTAGCGCCTCTCTTTTTAGCGGATTCCATCTCCTCCAGAACAAGGATGCCGGCGCCCTCACCCATGACAAAACCATCACGACCTTTATCGAACGGCCGGCTGGCAGCGGCAGGGTCATCATTCCGGGTCGACAGGGCTTTCATGACATTGAAGCCGGACATCGCCAGAGGTGTGATTGTTGACTCGGTTCCCCCGGCAATCATGGCATCGACGTCACCGCGCGCAATCATATGATAGGCATCGCCGATGGAATGGGTTCCGGTTGCACAGGCCGATACAGTCGAAAGGTTCGGTCCCTTGGCACCAAAACGGATCGAAATCTGACCAGGTGCCAGATTAATAATAAGCATCGGGATAAAAAACGGTGTAATCCGTTTGTAACTTTTTTCCCGCATAACATCATGATAATGTTCCATGGTCGGCAAGCCGCCAAGGCCCGAGCCGACAAGGACTCCGAGCCGCTCGGCGTTTTCATCCGTGACTTCGTAGCCGGAATCCTCCATCGCCATCTCTGCTGCAGCCAGTGCATACTGGATGAAGAGATCCATTTTTTTCTGCTCTTTTTTATCGATGAAGTCATCGGCGTTAAAGCCTTTGACTTCACCGGCAATCCGCGTTGGCAGATCGCTGGCATCATAACGGGTAATCGGCGAAATACCGGATTGGCCCTTGATCAGAGCTTCCCAGTTTTTCTCTGTCCCGATTCCCAACGGTGAGACGACACCGATTCCTGTAACGACAACTCTACGCATTACGACCATTAACCTCCAACAGAAGTCGGATATCACAGCGAATCAAGTGATATCCGGATCGGTTGAACTTGCAGGGAGGAGGGTTTTCCTCCTCCCCTTTAATTTATCAGGAATTTTCCTTGATGTAGCTGATTGCATCCTTGACAGTCTGGATCTTTTCGGCATCTTCGTCAGAAATTTCAACATCAAATTCCTCTTCGAGAGCCATAACAAGCTCAACAGTGTCAAGGGAATCGGCGCCGAGATCGTCCATGAAGGCTGCGTTTTCAGTTACCTGGTCTTCGTCAACACCGAGTTGCTCAACAACAATCTGCTTTACTTTTTCTTCAATAGCCATGTTTTCCTCCTTGAACGTGTGGTCTGATAATCCGTTATTAATTCACATATACATTCCGCCGTTTACACCAAGTACCTGTCCGGTAATATAACCGGCCTGGCCAGATGCAAGAAACAGAACAGCCTGAGTTACATCATCCGATTCACCAAGTCTTCCGAGTGGAATATTTGATGTCAGTTCCTCTTTTGCCTTCTCTCCAAGCTCATCTGTCATATCGGTGAGGATATAGCCGGGAGCAACGACATTTACTGTTATATTGCGTCGTCCGAATTCACGCGCGTTCGATTTGGTCAGGCCGATCATGCCGGCCTTGCTGGCACAATAATTAGCCTGTCCGGGGTTGCCCATTGCACCGACGACTGAAGAGATGTTGATAATCCGGCCATAGCGTTGTTTCGACATCACCTTGGCGACGGCGCGAGTACAAACAAAGGCGCCTTTCAGGTTTGTCTCGAGTACGGCATCCCAATCATCATCCTTCATTCTGATCAGCAATCCGTCACGGGTGATTCCGGCATTGTTGACGAGAATATCGACTCGGCCAAAAGCCGCAACCGTTTCAGCTATCAACTTATCGGCATCTTCGCTTTTTGCAACATCTGCTGCAACAGCGATTGCTTCGCCACCGGCCGCCTTAATTTCATCAACAAGTTCGGCAAGGGCATTCTGGTTGCGGGCTGAAACAGCAACCTTGGCTCCTTTTTCAGCCAGAGCCAGGGCAATGTTCTTTCCGATTCCCCGTGATGCACCCGTTACAATAGCTACCTGATCATTAAACATGAGAACCCCTGAGAACGCTAGGATTTTAACAGCTTATCCAGAGAAGTACAGTCTTCGACATTAGCCGAAGCCGCCGAACGGTAAATACGTCGAACCAGCCCTGACAGCACCTTCCCCGGACCGATTTCAATAAATGTCTTTACGCCATCAGCAACCATTCGGGCAATTGACTCATCCCAGCGGACCGGAGCGCTGACTTGTGCCACCAGTAATTCCTGCAAGCGGGATGCATCACTGTTCGGCGCTGCCTCAACGTTGCTGACAACCGGAATATTCATTTCTGCAAACACAACATTGTCAAGCACCTGGGCTAGTCGCTCGCCGGCCGGAACCATCAGTGAACAATGAAAGGGTGCGCTGACCGGCAAAGGGAGTGCCCGCTTGGCACCTTTTTCTTTAGCCAGCTCGATAGCCCTCTCGACGGCAGCGGTGTTTCCGGCAATGACAACCTGCCCGGGGCTGTTGAAATTGGCCGGGGAAACAACTTCTCCCTGCGCCGCATCTCGACATACTTCTTCCAGGAGGTCGCCTTCGAGTCCGATAATAGCTGCCATTGCGCCAACACCGACCGGCACAGCCTCCTGCATGAATGCCCCGCGCTGCCGGACGGTCTTGACGGCATCGGCAAAAGCCATGGCCCCGGAGCAGACCAGTGCGGAATACTCCCCCAGGGAATGCCCCGCTGCGCTGACCGGCTGCAACTCGGATTCCTGTTGCAAAACCCGCAAGGCAGCGATACTTGTCGTCAGAATGGCCGGCTGAGTGTTGGTTGTGAGCTTCAGGTCCTCTTCCGGACCATTGAAGCAGAGTGCCGCAAGGTCGAATCCGAGAGCGTCATTAGCTTCTTCAAATACCTGCCGTGCGGCAGCGAAATTATCGGCAAGATCCTTGCCCATTC contains these protein-coding regions:
- a CDS encoding cytidine deaminase — protein: MDRPSWEEYFMDIAKLVAKRSTCLRRQVGAVIVKDKNILATGYNGTPSGITHCSETGCLREQLKIPSGERHELCRGLHAEQNVIVQAAKHGINIDGSTLYCTSSPCIICSKMIINSGIKEIVYLDGYPDILSKDILAESEIDFRVFNGPVASGSDEEL
- the glyA gene encoding serine hydroxymethyltransferase (catalyzes the reaction of glycine with 5,10-methylenetetrahydrofolate to form L-serine and tetrahydrofolate), with product MSKSLTGFDPEIAKTITDETGRQEYSLEFIASENFVSENVLEAQGSVLTNKYAEGYPGKRYYGGCEFVDVAEQLAIDRAKQLFGAEHVNVQAHSGSQANMAVYFATCQPGDTVLGMNLAHGGHLTNGSPVNFSGKLFNIVPYGVDEKTGRIDYEEVEQLAKEHKPKLIVVGASAYPRVIEFEPFRRIADQVGAKVMVDMAHIAGLVAAGEHPSPIPHAEFVTTTTHKTLRGPRGGMILCQEEYAKKLNSNIFPGIQGGPLMHVIAAKAVAFKEALSPEFKEYAAQVVKNARALAEGLVGHGFKLVSGGTDNHLMLLDFTGTDLTGKVAEETLEKAGITVNKNAVPFDTRSPFVTSGIRIGTPATTTRGLKETEMKQVADWIARALENIENDSELLAIRDEVKDLCKKFPLYAHRLK
- the rpiB gene encoding ribose 5-phosphate isomerase B, yielding MDGKFVIASDHGGLDLKNAVSTYLQELGICVSDLGTINDDSVDYPDYGIKVARAVSIGEADNGILICGTGIGMSIVANKFPGIRAALITDEFTARMSKEHNNANIIVMGGRVLSAEQARKLVQTWLEAEYEGGRHQRRLDKIAALEDDIRSGSL
- the fabF gene encoding beta-ketoacyl-[acyl-carrier-protein] synthase II: MRRVVVTGIGVVSPLGIGTEKNWEALIKGQSGISPITRYDASDLPTRIAGEVKGFNADDFIDKKEQKKMDLFIQYALAAAEMAMEDSGYEVTDENAERLGVLVGSGLGGLPTMEHYHDVMREKSYKRITPFFIPMLIINLAPGQISIRFGAKGPNLSTVSACATGTHSIGDAYHMIARGDVDAMIAGGTESTITPLAMSGFNVMKALSTRNDDPAAASRPFDKGRDGFVMGEGAGILVLEEMESAKKRGAKIYAEVGGYGLTSDAYHLTAPAPEGEGAARCMKMALDKAGVNPEEVGYINAHGTSTPYNDLYETMAIKSVFGEHAYKLKVSSTKSMTGHTLGAAGGLEAVYSLLAMNRGVLPPTINYEDPDPECDLDYVPNTPVEADVDVVISNSLGFGGTNATILFKKV
- a CDS encoding acyl carrier protein; this translates as MAIEEKVKQIVVEQLGVDEDQVTENAAFMDDLGADSLDTVELVMALEEEFDVEISDEDAEKIQTVKDAISYIKENS
- a CDS encoding 3-oxoacyl-ACP reductase — translated: MFNDQVAIVTGASRGIGKNIALALAEKGAKVAVSARNQNALAELVDEIKAAGGEAIAVAADVAKSEDADKLIAETVAAFGRVDILVNNAGITRDGLLIRMKDDDWDAVLETNLKGAFVCTRAVAKVMSKQRYGRIINISSVVGAMGNPGQANYCASKAGMIGLTKSNAREFGRRNITVNVVAPGYILTDMTDELGEKAKEELTSNIPLGRLGESDDVTQAVLFLASGQAGYITGQVLGVNGGMYM
- the fabD gene encoding [acyl-carrier-protein] S-malonyltransferase → MTAFVFPGQGSQHAGMGKDLADNFAAARQVFEEANDALGFDLAALCFNGPEEDLKLTTNTQPAILTTSIAALRVLQQESELQPVSAAGHSLGEYSALVCSGAMAFADAVKTVRQRGAFMQEAVPVGVGAMAAIIGLEGDLLEEVCRDAAQGEVVSPANFNSPGQVVIAGNTAAVERAIELAKEKGAKRALPLPVSAPFHCSLMVPAGERLAQVLDNVVFAEMNIPVVSNVEAAPNSDASRLQELLVAQVSAPVRWDESIARMVADGVKTFIEIGPGKVLSGLVRRIYRSAASANVEDCTSLDKLLKS